The Streptomyces durmitorensis genome contains the following window.
AGCTGTTCCAGGTGCGCAGGCTGAGCGAGACGGCGGCCGTGGAGCCCGCGGGGGAGGGGGCCGAGCATCCGGTGCCGGACTCGGTGCGGATCCTGCTCGGGGCGGCCACCCCGGAGACGTACATCGAGCACGAGGAACTCATCGCGGGCGGCGTCGAGCTCGACTGGCGCCGGACGCCGGACGGCACGATTCACGCCGCCACGCTGGAGGGTGTCGCCGCCGGGCTCGCCTGGGCTGCGGGCCAGTGGCCGCGCCGCTTCGAGGTCGCGGCGCTCCTGGAGGATCCCTCGCGTACGGACGAGCTGGAGCGGGACCGCTGGTTCGACTGACCCGTCTGCGGGCTCGCGGGGGCTGACCGCGCAGTTCCCCGCGCCCCTTTCGGGGCCCGGGCCTGCTGATTGGTTGGCTCCTGGGTGCGGCTGTGTCGTGGCTGGTTGCGCAGTTCCCCGCGCCTCCTTCGGGGTCCGGGCCGTTGGGGTGGAATCCTGTCCTCCAGAACCCGGTCACACAATCTTCACTTCCCGTACAACCACAAGTCCCGTTCGCGGGTCTGATCTTCCGAGTCAACAGACTCCTAGATCACTGGGCTCCGCGTGACAACCCCCATACACCGCGGCGCCCCCTTCCCACCTGGGGAAACACATGCGCATCCGTGCCACCGTGGCCGCACTGACCGGCACCCTGGCTCTGTCCGCTCTCGTCGTCCCGGCCGCCCAGGCCGCCGACGAGCCGAACGTCCCGAAGTTCGCGCCCTTCGCCGCCAACGCGCCCGTCGACGAGGTCGTCGGCGACACGAAGATCACGAAGGTCGCCGTCAACGGTGGCAAGAACATCGTGGTCGGCACCACCGAGAAGAAGAAGTTCACCGTCGCCATCACGGCGACCGACCCCGAGGGCATCTACGACGCCGATGCCCTCCTGTGGCACGGCTCGGACATCGAGAGCGACATCGACGGCCTGCTCCTCTCCGATGAGGCCGGGGCCACCTGCAAGGTCGTCAACGCGACCACCTCCACCTGCACGGTCAACGTCACGGTCGACCCGAAGCTCGACCTCTACAGCAACATCCTGGCCGGCAAGTGGAAGGTGTCGGCGAACGCGATCGGCAACGACGGCGACTACGTCATCAAGGACACGGTCGGCTACGCCAGCATCCAGCGCAACGCCCGCCTCACCACCAACGCCTCCCCCGAGCCGGTGAAGAAGGGCAAGACCCTCACGGTCACCGGCGCCCTGACCCGCGCCAACTGGGAGACCTCGAAGTACGCGGGCTACACCAGCCAGTCCGTGAAGCTCCAGTACAAGAAGAAGGGCGCGACCTCCTACACCACCCTCAAGACGATCACGTCCGGCTCCAGCGGCGCGCTGAAGACGACCGTGACCGCCTCCGCGGACGGTTACTACCGCTACGTCTTCGCCGGTACGTCCACGACCCCGGCCGTCACGTCGACCGCCGACTTCGTGGACGTCAACTAGTACCGGCTACGCCGGAAAGCGGCGGCCGACCCAGCGGAAGATGACCTCGATGACCAGTGAGGCCACCGCCGCGATCGCGACCGCCGCCCACGGCATCGTCGTGCCGACCAGCTTCAGCTGGAAGAAGTCCTGAAGCCACGGCACGGTGAGCACCAGCAGGAAGCCGAGACCCATCGTTCCGATCAGCCCGATCCGCCACCACGTGTAGGGGCGGGCGATGATCGCGAGCACCCACATGGCGATCAGAAACAGCGCAAGGGTGGCCGCGCTGGTCTCGGCTTCCCGTGCTCCC
Protein-coding sequences here:
- a CDS encoding DUF5707 domain-containing protein produces the protein MRIRATVAALTGTLALSALVVPAAQAADEPNVPKFAPFAANAPVDEVVGDTKITKVAVNGGKNIVVGTTEKKKFTVAITATDPEGIYDADALLWHGSDIESDIDGLLLSDEAGATCKVVNATTSTCTVNVTVDPKLDLYSNILAGKWKVSANAIGNDGDYVIKDTVGYASIQRNARLTTNASPEPVKKGKTLTVTGALTRANWETSKYAGYTSQSVKLQYKKKGATSYTTLKTITSGSSGALKTTVTASADGYYRYVFAGTSTTPAVTSTADFVDVN